Below is a genomic region from Bordetella pertussis 18323.
TTGAGGCCAGCCAGCAGGCGCAGCGGGCCGGCCAGCAGGCCTTGCCCGTTGTCGCCCGGCCGGCAGTCCGCGCCCTCACCCATCTCAGTCGCCGCCCTGCCTGCACACCGGCGTGGCGGACTGAATCGAGGCCTTGGCCGCGGCGATCTCCGCCGCATCCCACTTGCCGTCGCCCAGCACCCGGACCGTGACCCGGGCCGTCGATGGCGTCTCGGTCTGCGACTGGATGATTTCGAGGATCTTGCTGGGCTCTTCCCGCTTGAACACATGCACCTCGTTGGGCGCGCCACGGTCGCCCAGGCGCCGCGACGACTGGTACACCACGCCGTACGGATGCGGCCGCTGCTCGTGGCAGACGCGCACGTATTCGCCGGCGCGGCGATATGCCGCCTGGAAATCCGCCGTGACGATGAAACTTTCGGACAGTCCGGGCGTATCGCCCGACAGCAGGCCCTGGCTGGCGCACCCGCTCAATACGCCAGCGGCCAGCAGCGCCCCGATCAACCCTACCCTGCGCATATCGACTCCTGCTCCAAGTAATGCAACGGACGGATTATGCATCAACACGCCCAATGAAAAAGCCGCCTTGGCGCCCTATCGCGGCAGGCGGCTGCGCACGGTGCGGCTGGCTACGCCGCCTTGCGCTACTTCTGGGCCGCGCCCTGAATTTTTTCGCCACCTCACTCGATATCCTTGCCCGCACCGGCAACCGTATTGCAACCCGCGGACAGCGCGGCCATGGCAAGCAGCACAGCAATGAGAGCTTTGTTCTTCATGACATCTCCTGGACTGGGAAGCGTCGAACGAGCGACGGAAAGGCCGGCGGGTCCGAGCCAGACCGGGTCAGAATAACGCAGCGGCGTGCTTTCTGCAGCAAGCACTCGCAATCAGTTGCATGCGTGCGCCATCCTCTGACGCATGGCGCATGCAATCCACCTACAATGCTGCGCCATGAAATATGCTGTTGTATTGGCTGCGCTGCTCAGCCTGCCGCTGGCCGCCCAGGCCGAGCTGGTCACCCGTCCGAACGCCGTCGGACACCGCGATTTCCGACACGCCAAGAAAGTGCTGCCACGCGTCTACCAGAACCTGGAGCGCGACTTCTATTGCGGCTGCCCCTACCAGGACAAGCGCATCGACCTGCAGGCCTGTGGCTACGAGCCGCGCAAACAGCTGCGACGCGCACAGCAACTGGAATGGGAGCATGTGGTGCCGGCCTGGACGCTGGGCCATCAGCGCCAGTGCTGGCAACAGCGCGTCAACGGCAAGCCGGGCGGGCGCAAGCATTGCAGCCGGACCGACCCCTCGTTCGCGCGCGCCGAAGGCGACCTGGTGAACCTGATGCCGTCGGTCGGCGAGGTCAACGGTGACCGGCAGAACTTCCGCTACGCCGTCTGGGCCGACCGGCCCGCCCCCATGTACGGCCAGTGCGAAACCATCGTGGACTTCAAGACCCGCCGCATACAGCCGCGCAAGTACGTGCGCGGCCGTATCGCGCGCATCCAGTTCTACATGGTCGAGCGCTACAGGCTGAAGCTGTCGCGCGAGGACCGGCGCGTACTGTGCGTATGGGCGCGCGCCTACCCGGTGGACGACTGGGAACGCGCGCGCGACCAGCGCATCCGGACGCTGCAAGGCAACGGCAATCACTACGTGACCGATCCCGCCGCGATCCAGCGCCAGTGCGGCTGAGCATGCCGGCGGGCGCCTGCCGGCCGCCTTGCTCAGCCCCTTTCTTGAGCACGTTGCGCAAGTCCTTGTTTTGGCGCGAGATTAGGCAGATGTGCGCACCCTATCCCAAGGGTTGTCCACATCGCCTGTGGGTAACCGCGCTCAGGCGGGCTGCGCCGCCGCCAACGGGCCGCTCCAGGGCTGGGCGTCCAGGCGCAGCCGGACCTCCTGGAAATCGCCTTCGCTCGCGGCCAGCAGGCCTTCGGCCAGCGCCTGCCCGAAAGCGCGCCGGCACAATGTTTCCATGTCGTCGGGCATGGACTGGAATACGCCGTCGGGTATGCGCAGCCGCAGGCGCGCATCGTCCTGGCTGCCGGCGCGGCCGATATGGACGTGGGCGGGATAACCGTGCGGGCACCAGACACCGACGTGATACGTACCGGCGGCGCCGGCGTTGGCCAGATAACCGGGATGATCGTACTTGGCAGTTCCCATGTCCCCTCCTTGGATGCGACAAGGTCGCTCGGGTGGCCCATGGTAGCGCATGAGCAGGGCTGGCAAGAAGCCCTGCCGCGCCAAGCGCGCAAAGCTGCGACTGCGAAAACGAAAAAGGCCTGGCGATGAATCGCCAAGCCTTTTTGATCTGGTTGCGGGGGCAGGATTTGAACCTACGACCTTCGGGTTATGAGCCCGACGAGCTGCCAGACTGCTCCACCCCGCGTCTGATGAACGTAATCATAACCCATTTTGAAAATCCTTGCAGCGCGACAGCCAGCATCGTGCGCAACCGCGACGCCGGCTCTACCCACACGACCAGCGCCGCCGCCTGCGCGCGCACCGTCACGGCGCCACCGAATTCCACGCGGTGGGCCTGCCCCGCCGCCAGCGGAACGTCGACCGGCACGCCCGCGCCGTCCTGGCCCGCGCGATGCTCCACCACCCGCACCCGCCCTTCCAGGCAGATCAATTGAGCGCCGCCTCGCGCATGGCGGCACAGCCCCGCCCCGGCAGCCAGTTGCAGGTGCGTGGCACGCGCAACAGCGCGGTCCGCGGGTTCCGTGGAATACAGCGAGCGATCCATGACAGCCTCATACGACATCGGTAGACAGGTCTTCAGGCTACCGGTCCGCGCCGCGCCGCAACAGGCACAGCAACAGGCTGTCTGTATCGATACAGATCTGGGATTCGAACTCTGTTATGGTTGTTTTTCACCGCAACTGTGCCTGTTGCGGCTAGCTGTGAACTGTCAATAGGTTGTATTCGTCCAGGTTGAGTCTGGAGATGGGTACAGCGCGCCCGATGCCTTGGTGGGGTCGATGCCAGTTGTAGTGGTGTAGCCAGGATTTCATGGCATCGGCTCGGTGTTGGGAGTTCTGGTAGGTGTGAGCGTAAGCCCACTCACGCAAGGCCGACTGGATGAAGCGTTCGGCCTTGCCATTGGTCTGTGGGCGGTAAGGTCGGGTAAAGCGGTGCTTGATGCCCAGCTCATGGCACAGCGCGGCGAAGGCGCGGCTGCGAAAGGCCGAGCCATTGTCGGTGAGCAAGCGCTGGATGGTCACGCCCAGGCGCTGGTAGTAGGCCACTGCGTCCTTGAGGAACTGGACGGCGCTGGGGAAGCGCTCGTCGGGGTGGATGTCGGTGAAGGCCACGCGGGCGTGGTCATCGATGGCCACGAAGACGAAGTCCCAGCCGGCCCCCTCAACGGTATCGCGTCGGTTGCCCGTGACCCGGTGGCCAGGGCGCTGGATACGTCCCAGCTTCTTGATGTCGATGTGCAGCAGATCGCCGGGGGCCTGATGCTCGTAGCGCACCACCGGCTCGGCCGGCTCCAGGTCGGCCAGGTGCGACAGACCGGCGCGGGCCAGGACGCGGCTGACGGTGCTGGCTGACACGCCCAGCGCCTGGGCGATGCGCGCTTGGGTCAGCCGCTTGCGGCGCAGCTCCACGATAGCCAGCGCCTTGGCCGGCGCAATCGCTCGGGGCGAGACCGTCGGGCGCGAGGACGCATCGGCCAAGCCCGCCTGGCCCTGAGCCAGGAAGCGGCCCAGCCATTTGCGCACAGTCGGCGCGGTGACCCCATAGGCGCGGGCCGCTTCAGACACACAAACTTGATGGGCGATCAATTGCTGGACCATTTCGAGTCGACGTAGGAAGGTCAATCGGGCATGCTTATGGGTGTTCATCCGGCCGGGCTCCTTGAGTGAACTGGGGGATCGGCGATTTCCAGTTTCTCAAATCCGGTTCGGATGAACCATGCATACAACCTATTGAATCTTCACAGCTAGCGCTCGGGGCGCTGCTCAGTTCTTCTCGGCGGGCGGCTGCGGCTTTTCGTCGCAATAGAAGGTGACCACGGCCTTCTTGGGCATCAGCCCGGTTGCGTGGTTGGACGTGATTTCCGGGCGCGCGAACTTGCGCCCCTGGGCTTCGCAGTACTGGCGCGCGCGTTCGCGCGCCTGGTTCTTGATCTCGACCCAGGTCGCCGCCTTCATGCCCGCGTTGTAGCTGACCGTGTACTGATTCTTGGCGACCGGCGTGACCTCGCTCATGCTGGAGCAGGCGGCCAGAAACAGGACGAGCATGGGGGCGAGCAGACGTAGCGGCATAGGTGCATCCGGACGGGCCGGGGACTGGGGGTTGGTGGCGGTTCCCACAGTGTAGCCTTGTCGCGTCAGCCCGGCGCGATGGCGCTGCGGCGGTCCAGCTTGCGGCTGAGCACGATGGATGTCTGCGTCTGTTTCACGCCGTCGATCAGGCCGATGTGGTCGAGCAGGTCGTCGAGCTGTTCATGGGTTTCGCAGCGCAGGAAAACCAGGTAGTCGAATGCGCCGCTGACCGAGGAAATCTCTTCGACCTCGGGAATCCTGGCCAGTTCGCGCATGACCGCCGCCGGCGTCTTCGGCAGCACGCTGAGGAAGCAATAGGCGCGCACCGCGGCTTCCTCCAGTCGCTGTCCGAGCCGCACCCCGTAGCCGGCGATCACGCCGTCGCGCTCCAGCCGCGCAATGCGTGCGACGACAGTGCTGCGCGCAAGATGCAGCTTGCGCGCCAGGATGGCGGCGGGTTCGCGCGCGTTGGCCTGCAGCAGGCTGAGCAATTGCCGGTCGATGGCGTCGAGTCTTGGATCCATGGCGGGCGCAGGGCGGTTGCGGTCTGGCGCACGGTACAGGGCGGCCGGCGGTGGCGTCAACCGCGCCGCCTCAATCGGGTTCGGTGGGCAGCCCGCCCTGGTAGATCCTGCCGCCGAACTCGAAGTGGCCGATCGCGCGCGCGGCGGCCTCGAAAAGACGGTCTTGCTGGCCGTCCACGGCGGGCGCGGCGTGCCGTGGCTCGAAGCGGCATATATCGTCGTCGCGCCCGAACCAGGCGCGGGCCACCAGGGTGTCGACGCCGGCCTCATGCGCGAAGTGGGCGAACTCGCGCAATTGCTCCATCTCGTGGAAGGCGCCGGACAGGCTGCTCAGGGTGATGCCGAATTTGACTTCGGTCACCGGCTCCGGCGCCACGGCGCCCGGTGCGGGCAATGGCTCGCCATCGTCGTAGTCGAACCGCGCGCCGATGTTGCGCATGCGTTCCAGGACCAGTCGCCATTGGGCTTCCGGCAAGGCCAGCCGGGCGGCCATGTAAAGCAGGCGCTGGCGGCCCAGCGCATGCGGTTCGGCTCCGTCGACATAGCGCGGCCAGGGCGTCTGGTCGTCGAGGCCTGCCAGCTGGTTCATCTGTGCGGTACTGTAGTGCAGGGTTTCCTGCAGCCGACGCAGCGCGGCCGGACTGGGCGGCGCATAGTTGCGTATCGTCTTCATGGTTGGCCTCCGCTTCCACCCGGCCTGGCCGGCTTGCCTGGCCGTCGATCCATGCTAGCGCCGCCATCGCGGCCTGCATAGCGGTAACGGGCTGCGTGCTAGCATGCGGCCCAGAAAATTCTGCGACATAGAGGGTGATATGGATATTCAAGAACAGATTGCGGTGATTGTGCATACGGTGTCGCATCAAGGCGGGCGTATCGATGCGCTTCATTCGACGCTGGCGTCGGTGTTGCACCTGGTCAAGGGGTCGCCTGGATTGCGCGAGGCGATCGAGGCGCACCTGGAGCAAAGCTACGCCAACCTGCTGGCACGCTCGGAGAACCCGCAGTACGTGGCCGGCTTCGAGAGCGTGCGCGATACCGTGGTGGCCGCGCTCAAGTAGCAAGTTGCCCACATCTTCTGTGGACAAGCCTTGGGATAGCCTGCGCGCAGATCGAAAATTCCTCGCTGGAACAAGGACTTGTCCAGGGCGGGCAATCCGGGAGCGGGCGGCGGGCTACAGGCCGGCGGCGACGATATCCGCCAGGCGCTGCATGGCCGCGGCGATATCGGCGGTGTAGGGGACGCCGCAGCTGATCCGCAGGAAATGATCGTAGCGGTTCGAGTTCGAGAACATCGGGCCCGGCGTGATGCGGATGCCGGCCCGCAGCGCCTGCTCGAACACGCGCATGGCGGGCATGCCCGCGGGCAATTCCACCCAGAGCAGCATCCCTCCCGTGGGCACGCTCAGCCGCGTGTCGTCCGGAAAGTGGCGCGCGACGGCGGCCGCCATGGCTTCACGCTGCACGCGCAGCGTCTGGCGCAGGCGCGCCAGGTGGCGGTCGTAGGCCTTGGTGCCCATATAGTCGGCGGCCGCGGCCTGGGGCAGCGGCGGGTTGGGCCGGCTTTGGGCGAATTTCAGCATGCCGATGCGTCGGCTCCAGCGTCTGCCCAGCATCCATCCCAGCCGCATGCCGGGAGCCAGCGTCTTGTGCAGCGATGCGCAATAGATCACGTTGCCGCTGTCGTCCCATGATTTGAGCGCCAGCGGCGTGCCATGGTCGCCCAGCGCGCCATAGGTGTCGTCCTCGATCAGGGCGATACCGGTGCGTTCGCACAGCGTGACCAGCCGGGCTTTGTCGCTATCGTCCATGACGCAACTCAGCGGGTTCTGGAAGTTGGGCACGACGACGGCGCGAACGTTCGCGTGCGTCTGCAGTGCCAGCTCCAGCGCCTCGATCGAAATGCCGCGCTGCGGGCTGGTGGGTATTTCCAGCGCGCGCAGGCCCAGGCTTTCGAGGATTTGCAGCAGGCCGAAGTAGGTCGGCGATTCGACCGCGATCGTATCGCCTGGCCGCGCCACCGCGCGCAGGGCCAGGTTGAGGGCTTCGATGCAGCCGTGCGTGACCAGCACTTCGTCCGGGGTCGCGCTGATGCCGCATTCCATCGCACGGCGCGCCAGCACGGCGCGGAACTCCGGATGGCCGTAGGGCGGCACCGGCGCTGTCAGCAGTTCCGGCGTGTGCCGCGCCGCGCGCGTGAGCGCCAGCTGCAGCGCCCGCATCGGATAGGCCTGCGGCGGGGCGGCGGCCAGCGCGAAGTCGGCGCTCAGCGGATGCTGCTGGCACGACGCAATGAAATCCGAGACCCGGTCGTGGATGCCGACGTATTGCGCGGGATCGAGCGCGCCCTTGATATCGGGCTCGGGCACCGGCGCAAGGGCCGGACGCCGCGGGCGCAGGACAAAATAGCCCGAGCGCGGGCGGGCCTCGATCAGGCCGTCGTCCTCGAGCTGGCGGCATGCCTGCAGGGCAGTGGACAGGCTGACGTGATGGGCGCGCACCAGATTGCGTACCGAAGGCATGCGTTGCGCCGGGGCCAGTACGCCCGTCTGGATGGCGCGGCGATAGTGGTCTGCTAGGTGTGAAGATTCAATAGGTTGTATGCATGGTTCATCCGAACCGGATTTGAGAAACTGGAAATCGCCGATCCCCCAGTTCACTCAAGGAGCCCGGCCGGATGAACACCCATAAGCATGCCCGATTGACCTTCCTACGTCGACTCGAAATGGTCCAGCAATTGATCGCCCATCAAGTTTGTGTGCCTGAAGCGGCCCGCGCCTATGGGGTCACCGCGCCGACTGTGCGCAAATGGCTGGGCCGCTTCCTGGCTCAGGGCCAGGCGGGCTTGGCCGATGCGTCCTCGCGCCCGACGGTCTCGCCCCGAGCGATTGCGCCGGCCAAGGCGCTGGCTATCGTGGAGCTGCGCCGCAAGCGGCTGACCCAAGCGCGCATCGCCCAGGCGCTGGGCGTGTCAGCCAGCACCGTCAGCCGCGTCCTGGCCCGCGCCGGTCTGTCGCACCTGGCCGACCTGGAGCCGGCCGAGCCGGTGGTGCGCTACGAGCATCAGGCCCCCGGCGATCTGCTGCACATCGACATCAAGAAGCTGGGACGTATCCAGCGCCCTGGCCACCGGGTCACGGGCAACCGACGCGATACCGTTGAGGGGGCCGGCTGGGACTTCGTCTTCGTGGCCATCGATGACCACGCCCGCGTGGCCTTCACCGACATCCACCCCGACGAGCGCTTCCCCAGCGCCGTCCAGTTCCTCAAGGACGCAGTGGCCTACTACCAGCGCCTGGGCGTGACCATCCAGCGCTTGCTCACCGACAATGGCTCGGCCTTTCGCAGCCGCGCCTTCGCCGCGCTGTGCCATGAGCTGGGCATCAAGCACCGCTTTACCCGACCTTACCGCCCACAGACCAATGGCAAGGCCGAACGCTTCATCCAGTCGGCCTTGCGTGAGTGGGCTTACGCTCACACCTACCAGAACTCCCAACACCGAGCCGATGCCATGAAATCCTGGTTACACCACTACAACTGGCATCGACCCCACCAAGGCATCGGGCGCGCTGTACCCATCTCCAGACTCAACCTGGACGAATACAACCTATTGACAGTTCACAACTAGCCGCGGCCGGTGCTGCCGAAGCCGCCCGCGCCGCGCTCGGAGGCGTCGAAGTCTTCCACGACGTTGAAGGCCACTTGCTGTACCGGCACGATCACCAGTTGCGCCAGGCGCTCCATGGGGTCGAGGGTGAACGGCTGCGTGCCGCGGTTCCACGTCGAGACCATCAACTGGCCCTGGTAGTCGGAGTCGATGAGGCCGACCAGGTTGCCCAGCACGATGCCGTGCTTGTGGCCCAGGCCCGAGCGCGGCAGGATCATGGCGGCGTAGCGGGGGTCGCCGATGTGGATCGCCAGCCCGGTAGGCACCAGCACCGTCTGGCCGGGCTCGATCACCAGGCTTGCTTCGGTGCATGCGCGCAGGTCCAGCCCCGCCGAGCCCGGGGTGGCATAGGCGGGCAGGTATTCGCGCATGCGCGCATCGAGGATCTTCAGGTCTACGGATTTCATTCGGAACCAGGCAACAGGAGTGAAGCCGGCGCCCAGGGGCGCCGGTATGGGACGGAAAAGCGCCAAGCGTACCAAATGCGGCCTGGCGCACGCTAGCTGTGAAGATTCAATAGG
It encodes:
- a CDS encoding IS481-like element IS481 family transposase, with protein sequence MNTHKHARLTFLRRLEMVQQLIAHQVCVPEAARAYGVTAPTVRKWLGRFLAQGQAGLADASSRPTVSPRAIAPAKALAIVELRRKRLTQARIAQALGVSASTVSRVLARAGLSHLADLEPAEPVVRYEHQAPGDLLHIDIKKLGRIQRPGHRVTGNRRDTVEGAGWDFVFVAIDDHARVAFTDIHPDERFPSAVQFLKDAVAYYQRLGVTIQRLLTDNGSAFRSRAFAALCHELGIKHRFTRPYRPQTNGKAERFIQSALREWAYAHTYQNSQHRADAMKSWLHHYNWHRPHQGIGRAVPISRLNLDEYNLLTVHN
- a CDS encoding entericidin, which translates into the protein MKNKALIAVLLAMAALSAGCNTVAGAGKDIE
- a CDS encoding PLP-dependent aminotransferase family protein — translated: MQPIESSHLADHYRRAIQTGVLAPAQRMPSVRNLVRAHHVSLSTALQACRQLEDDGLIEARPRSGYFVLRPRRPALAPVPEPDIKGALDPAQYVGIHDRVSDFIASCQQHPLSADFALAAAPPQAYPMRALQLALTRAARHTPELLTAPVPPYGHPEFRAVLARRAMECGISATPDEVLVTHGCIEALNLALRAVARPGDTIAVESPTYFGLLQILESLGLRALEIPTSPQRGISIEALELALQTHANVRAVVVPNFQNPLSCVMDDSDKARLVTLCERTGIALIEDDTYGALGDHGTPLALKSWDDSGNVIYCASLHKTLAPGMRLGWMLGRRWSRRIGMLKFAQSRPNPPLPQAAAADYMGTKAYDRHLARLRQTLRVQREAMAAAVARHFPDDTRLSVPTGGMLLWVELPAGMPAMRVFEQALRAGIRITPGPMFSNSNRYDHFLRISCGVPYTADIAAAMQRLADIVAAGL
- a CDS encoding Lrp/AsnC family transcriptional regulator gives rise to the protein MDPRLDAIDRQLLSLLQANAREPAAILARKLHLARSTVVARIARLERDGVIAGYGVRLGQRLEEAAVRAYCFLSVLPKTPAAVMRELARIPEVEEISSVSGAFDYLVFLRCETHEQLDDLLDHIGLIDGVKQTQTSIVLSRKLDRRSAIAPG
- a CDS encoding endonuclease, producing MKYAVVLAALLSLPLAAQAELVTRPNAVGHRDFRHAKKVLPRVYQNLERDFYCGCPYQDKRIDLQACGYEPRKQLRRAQQLEWEHVVPAWTLGHQRQCWQQRVNGKPGGRKHCSRTDPSFARAEGDLVNLMPSVGEVNGDRQNFRYAVWADRPAPMYGQCETIVDFKTRRIQPRKYVRGRIARIQFYMVERYRLKLSREDRRVLCVWARAYPVDDWERARDQRIRTLQGNGNHYVTDPAAIQRQCG
- a CDS encoding BPTD_2524 family lipoprotein, with protein sequence MRRVGLIGALLAAGVLSGCASQGLLSGDTPGLSESFIVTADFQAAYRRAGEYVRVCHEQRPHPYGVVYQSSRRLGDRGAPNEVHVFKREEPSKILEIIQSQTETPSTARVTVRVLGDGKWDAAEIAAAKASIQSATPVCRQGGD
- the dut gene encoding dUTP diphosphatase gives rise to the protein MKSVDLKILDARMREYLPAYATPGSAGLDLRACTEASLVIEPGQTVLVPTGLAIHIGDPRYAAMILPRSGLGHKHGIVLGNLVGLIDSDYQGQLMVSTWNRGTQPFTLDPMERLAQLVIVPVQQVAFNVVEDFDASERGAGGFGSTGRG
- a CDS encoding IS481-like element IS481 family transposase, whose product is MNTHKHARLTFLRRLEMVQQLIAHQVCVSEAARAYGVTAPTVRKWLGRFLAQGQAGLADASSRPTVSPRAIAPAKALAIVELRRKRLTQARIAQALGVSASTVSRVLARAGLSHLADLEPAEPVVRYEHQAPGDLLHIDIKKLGRIQRPGHRVTGNRRDTVEGAGWDFVFVAIDDHARVAFTDIHPDERFPSAVQFLKDAVAYYQRLGVTIQRLLTDNGSAFRSRAFAALCHELGIKHRFTRPYRPQTNGKAERFIQSALREWAYAHTYQNSQHRADAMKSWLHHYNWHRPHQGIGRAVPISRLNLDEYNLLTVHS